One window from the genome of Breoghania sp. L-A4 encodes:
- a CDS encoding ABC transporter ATP-binding protein encodes MEKALHLKGVSKAFGAVVVADSLDLELEAGEALGVIGPNGAGKTSMFNLITGTLKVDRGEILHFGRPIAHLPVAARCRQGIARSFQIPKPFGDMSVYENVLTAAAFGGPCGERAASGRALEVLELTGLAPKANARAGSLTLLERKRLELARALATDPKVLLLDEIAGGLTERECAALIAVIGDIRATGVSLIWIEHIVHALLAVVDRLVVINFGVKIAEGDPHEVIRSPQVAEIYMGIAADA; translated from the coding sequence ATGGAAAAAGCACTGCATCTCAAGGGTGTCTCGAAGGCCTTCGGCGCCGTCGTTGTGGCCGACTCGCTGGATCTGGAGCTGGAGGCCGGCGAGGCGCTCGGCGTCATCGGGCCGAACGGCGCGGGCAAGACGTCGATGTTCAACCTGATCACCGGCACGCTCAAGGTCGATCGTGGCGAGATCCTGCATTTCGGCAGACCGATCGCGCATCTGCCGGTGGCGGCGCGGTGCCGTCAGGGGATCGCACGCTCCTTCCAGATCCCCAAGCCGTTCGGCGACATGAGCGTCTATGAGAACGTGCTCACGGCGGCGGCCTTCGGCGGTCCCTGCGGGGAAAGGGCGGCGAGCGGCCGCGCGCTGGAAGTGCTGGAGCTGACCGGACTTGCGCCGAAGGCCAACGCGCGCGCCGGATCGCTGACGCTTCTGGAGCGCAAGCGGCTGGAACTGGCCCGGGCGCTGGCGACGGACCCGAAAGTCCTGCTGCTCGACGAGATCGCCGGCGGGCTCACGGAACGCGAATGCGCCGCGCTGATCGCGGTGATCGGCGACATCCGCGCGACCGGCGTGTCGCTCATCTGGATCGAACACATCGTGCACGCGCTTCTGGCGGTGGTCGACCGTCTCGTGGTGATCAACTTCGGCGTGAAGATCGCGGAAGGCGACCCTCACGAGGTCATCCGCTCGCCGCAGGTCGCGGAGATCTACATGGGGATCGCCGCCGATGCATGA
- a CDS encoding ABC transporter substrate-binding protein, translated as MARISHGMKHGGVDRRTLLRGGAAALALPAILRHSRAYAATPTLKIGHVSPITGPLAGFGEADAHILKGIRETFAGGIENNGKTWAIEIIEKDAQSNPNRAAEVASELLLGDEVDILVGTATPDVVNPISDQAEINEVPCITTNCPWQPYFFGRNGDPATGFDYTYHFFWGLEDVIGAFTDLWDQPGVGKSVGGLFPNDADGNAWGDANLGFPKPLAAAGFTLTDPGRYQPMSDDFSAQISAFKEAGCEIVTGVMIPPDFATFWSQAAQQGLNPKIVTIGKALLFPSVIDSLGDRGDGLTTEIWWSPSHPFTSSLTGQSARQLADGYVEATNRPWTQPIGFQHALYEVVADVVKRAADLEDPASILEAVRTTSLDTMVGKVDWSNGPVRNVSKTPLVAGQWQKAGDGYDLVITANKHAPEIPKTGELKLL; from the coding sequence ATGGCTCGCATATCGCATGGAATGAAGCATGGGGGCGTCGACCGGCGCACGCTGCTCAGGGGCGGCGCCGCGGCGCTGGCGCTGCCGGCTATCCTGCGGCACAGCCGCGCCTATGCCGCCACTCCGACGCTGAAGATTGGCCATGTCAGCCCGATCACCGGGCCGCTGGCCGGCTTCGGCGAGGCCGACGCGCATATTCTCAAAGGCATCCGCGAGACGTTTGCCGGCGGCATCGAGAATAACGGCAAGACCTGGGCGATCGAGATCATCGAGAAGGACGCCCAGTCCAATCCCAATCGGGCGGCGGAAGTCGCCTCCGAGCTGTTGCTTGGCGATGAGGTGGACATTCTCGTGGGCACGGCGACGCCGGACGTCGTCAACCCGATCTCCGATCAGGCGGAAATCAACGAGGTTCCGTGCATCACCACCAACTGCCCCTGGCAGCCATATTTCTTCGGCCGCAACGGCGATCCCGCGACGGGCTTCGACTACACCTATCACTTCTTCTGGGGGCTGGAGGACGTCATCGGCGCCTTCACCGATCTGTGGGACCAGCCGGGCGTCGGCAAGAGCGTCGGCGGACTGTTCCCCAACGATGCGGACGGCAACGCCTGGGGCGACGCCAATCTGGGCTTTCCCAAACCGCTCGCCGCCGCGGGCTTCACACTGACCGATCCGGGCCGCTATCAGCCCATGTCGGATGACTTCTCCGCCCAGATTTCCGCGTTCAAGGAAGCCGGCTGCGAGATCGTCACCGGCGTGATGATCCCGCCGGATTTCGCCACCTTCTGGTCGCAGGCGGCGCAGCAGGGGCTTAATCCGAAGATCGTCACCATCGGCAAGGCGCTGCTGTTTCCTTCTGTGATCGACTCGCTGGGCGACCGGGGCGACGGGCTGACGACGGAAATTTGGTGGTCGCCGAGCCATCCGTTTACCTCAAGCCTCACGGGCCAGAGCGCGCGCCAGCTCGCCGACGGCTATGTGGAGGCGACGAACCGGCCCTGGACGCAGCCGATCGGCTTCCAGCACGCGCTTTACGAGGTGGTGGCCGATGTGGTCAAGCGCGCGGCCGATCTGGAGGATCCTGCGTCGATTCTCGAGGCGGTGCGCACCACCAGCCTCGACACGATGGTCGGCAAGGTCGACTGGTCGAACGGGCCGGTGCGCAACGTCTCCAAGACGCCTCTGGTGGCGGGCCAGTGGCAGAAGGCGGGCGACGGCTATGATCTGGTGATCACCGCCAACAAGCATGCTCCCGAGATCCCGAAGACGGGCGAGCTCAAGCTGCTGTAA
- a CDS encoding ABC transporter ATP-binding protein — MHEALLEVEALDAFYGDFQALFSVSATLRQGEALAVIGANGAGKSTLLKTITGLLPCEASAVRYRGEAIGGRVANRISGLGIAMVPEGRRLFPSLSVEENLRIGGERARPGRWRLKTVYDLFPVLAERRNAPSTALSGGQQQMVAIGRALMSNPELILFDEISLGLAPVVIRDIYDALPAIIGEGTSCILVEQDISRALSVADTVICMQEGRVSLEGKPADLTRQAISAAYFGE; from the coding sequence ATGCATGAGGCCCTGCTCGAGGTGGAGGCGCTCGACGCCTTCTATGGCGACTTTCAGGCCCTGTTCTCGGTGAGCGCGACGCTGCGCCAGGGGGAGGCGCTGGCGGTGATCGGAGCGAACGGCGCGGGCAAGAGCACGTTGCTCAAGACCATCACCGGGCTGCTGCCTTGCGAGGCCTCGGCTGTCCGCTACCGGGGCGAGGCGATCGGCGGGCGCGTCGCCAATCGCATCTCGGGGCTTGGAATCGCGATGGTTCCAGAAGGCCGCCGTCTGTTTCCGTCTCTCTCTGTGGAGGAAAACCTGCGGATCGGCGGTGAGCGCGCGCGGCCCGGCCGCTGGCGGCTGAAAACCGTCTACGACCTGTTTCCCGTCCTGGCCGAACGCCGTAACGCGCCCTCCACCGCGCTGTCGGGCGGGCAGCAGCAGATGGTCGCCATCGGCCGGGCGCTGATGTCCAACCCGGAACTGATCCTGTTTGACGAGATCAGCCTCGGTCTGGCGCCCGTCGTCATCCGCGACATCTACGATGCGTTGCCGGCGATCATCGGCGAGGGCACCTCCTGCATTCTCGTGGAGCAGGATATTTCGCGCGCGCTGTCTGTCGCCGACACGGTCATCTGCATGCAGGAAGGCCGTGTGTCGCTCGAGGGGAAGCCGGCCGATCTGACCCGCCAGGCCATTTCGGCCGCCTATTTCGGAGAATGA
- a CDS encoding branched-chain amino acid ABC transporter permease, translated as MEWINAIVQGVLLGGLYAFFAAGLSLIFGVMRLVNIAHGDLIVFSAFVALSVVEGTGLNPLGSLAVVVPLMAVIGYGLQRGILNRTLGKDLLPPLLVTFGLSVIIQNGLLEIYTADSQKLDAGALEVASLSLGGISVGVLPLLMFASAIAVIAGLQGVFYRTALGRAFRATSDDPEVARLMGLDNNHVYGLAMALSMAVVAVAGVFLAMRTNFDPSTGPARLIFGFEAVVIGGLGNLWGTLIGGVILGVAQTIGAQINPGWQLLAGHIAFLVVLAFRPRGLLPRMEG; from the coding sequence GTGGAGTGGATCAACGCCATCGTTCAGGGAGTGCTGCTGGGCGGTCTCTATGCGTTTTTCGCCGCCGGTCTGTCGCTGATCTTCGGCGTCATGCGGCTGGTTAACATCGCCCATGGCGACCTGATCGTGTTCTCCGCCTTTGTCGCGTTGAGCGTGGTCGAGGGCACCGGGCTCAATCCGCTCGGCTCGCTGGCCGTCGTCGTGCCGCTGATGGCGGTCATCGGCTACGGCTTGCAGCGCGGCATCCTCAACCGCACGCTGGGCAAAGACCTGCTGCCGCCGCTGCTGGTCACCTTCGGTCTGTCGGTGATTATCCAGAACGGCCTGCTGGAGATCTATACGGCCGACAGCCAGAAGCTGGACGCCGGCGCGCTGGAGGTCGCCAGCCTGTCGCTTGGCGGCATCTCCGTCGGCGTGCTGCCACTCCTGATGTTCGCCAGCGCCATCGCGGTGATCGCCGGATTGCAGGGCGTGTTCTATCGCACAGCACTGGGCCGCGCCTTTCGCGCCACCTCGGACGATCCGGAGGTCGCCCGGTTGATGGGGCTCGACAACAACCATGTCTACGGCCTCGCCATGGCGCTTTCCATGGCGGTGGTGGCGGTGGCCGGCGTGTTTCTCGCCATGCGCACCAATTTCGATCCCTCCACCGGGCCCGCGCGTCTGATTTTCGGCTTCGAGGCGGTGGTCATTGGTGGCTTGGGCAACCTGTGGGGCACGCTGATCGGTGGCGTGATTCTGGGTGTCGCGCAGACGATCGGCGCGCAGATCAATCCCGGCTGGCAATTGCTCGCGGGGCACATCGCCTTCCTGGTGGTTCTCGCCTTTCGTCCCAGGGGTCTGTTGCCGAGGATGGAGGGGTGA
- a CDS encoding 3-hydroxyacyl-CoA dehydrogenase family protein, translating into MTEKARIGIIGAGLMGHGIAQVFAVAGHDVRVHDPVAESLATLKERIAANLRDLDLDPAAVEHVSPAATLEDAAGDADVVFEAAPEKPELKQAIFSALEQAARPDAILASNTSVIPIGIIGGHLESRHRVVGTHWWNPPYLVPLVEVVQGAGTSADTVARMIALLTSVGKTPVHVKRDVAGFVGNRLQHALWREAIALVQEGVCDAETVDTVVKASFGRRLAVLGPLENADLVGTDLTLDIHRNVLPHIDHTPGPLPHLEELVASGRLGMKSGEGFRTWTQKEQKDLRARVLGHLKKAAAQAGE; encoded by the coding sequence ATGACGGAAAAGGCCCGTATCGGAATCATCGGCGCCGGGCTCATGGGCCACGGCATCGCCCAGGTCTTCGCCGTGGCAGGCCACGACGTGCGGGTGCACGATCCCGTCGCCGAAAGCCTGGCCACCCTCAAGGAGCGCATCGCCGCTAACCTGCGCGATCTCGATCTGGATCCCGCGGCGGTGGAGCACGTCTCGCCGGCGGCGACGCTCGAGGATGCGGCAGGCGATGCGGACGTCGTCTTCGAGGCGGCGCCGGAAAAGCCGGAGCTGAAACAGGCGATCTTTTCAGCGCTTGAGCAGGCCGCCCGGCCGGACGCCATCCTCGCCTCCAACACCTCGGTGATTCCGATCGGCATCATCGGCGGGCATCTGGAAAGCCGGCACCGGGTCGTCGGCACCCATTGGTGGAACCCGCCTTATCTGGTGCCGCTGGTTGAGGTGGTGCAGGGCGCGGGCACTTCGGCGGACACCGTCGCGCGGATGATCGCGCTGCTCACCTCCGTCGGCAAGACGCCGGTGCATGTGAAAAGGGACGTCGCCGGCTTTGTCGGCAACAGGCTGCAGCACGCCCTGTGGCGCGAGGCCATCGCTTTGGTGCAGGAGGGGGTTTGCGACGCGGAGACCGTCGACACGGTCGTCAAGGCCAGTTTCGGCCGCAGGCTCGCCGTGTTGGGGCCTTTGGAGAACGCCGACCTGGTCGGCACAGATCTGACGCTGGACATCCACCGCAATGTGTTGCCCCATATCGATCATACGCCGGGGCCATTGCCGCATCTCGAAGAGCTTGTGGCATCCGGCCGGCTGGGAATGAAATCAGGAGAAGGTTTTCGGACGTGGACGCAAAAGGAGCAGAAAGATCTCCGCGCCCGTGTCCTTGGTCACCTGAAGAAGGCGGCCGCGCAGGCGGGTGAATAG
- a CDS encoding IclR family transcriptional regulator, whose translation MTEGLDVREHPDTPTEARAHPANGIQVISRAASVLRSLRDEPEGLSLGQIADRVGLPRSTVQRIVNALAAERLLMAASPTGRVRLGPELIALAANSKIDLVEIVHPYLRLLSEETEETIDLAVLRKDHLVFVDQVVGSQRLRAVSAVGEVFPLHSTANGKAALSLMRDTEILDLLHEPFPCPTGNCHTTFDGLFAELAEVRESGLAFDLEENTIGISAVGAAFRDTAGTIYALSIPVPSHRFAERRDALAPRILAVRDKIRGVLGT comes from the coding sequence ATGACCGAAGGACTTGATGTGAGAGAGCATCCAGACACCCCAACGGAGGCTCGCGCTCATCCGGCCAACGGCATCCAGGTGATATCGCGCGCCGCCAGCGTGCTGCGGAGCCTGCGCGACGAGCCGGAAGGCCTGAGCCTCGGCCAGATCGCCGACCGGGTCGGCTTGCCGCGCTCCACCGTCCAGCGGATCGTCAACGCGCTGGCCGCCGAGCGATTGCTGATGGCCGCCTCGCCCACCGGCCGCGTGCGCCTGGGGCCGGAGCTGATCGCCCTGGCGGCGAACTCGAAAATCGACCTGGTGGAGATCGTCCATCCCTACCTGCGGCTGCTGTCGGAGGAGACCGAGGAAACCATCGATCTGGCGGTGCTGCGCAAGGACCATCTGGTCTTCGTCGATCAGGTCGTCGGCTCGCAACGGCTGCGCGCGGTCTCCGCCGTCGGCGAGGTGTTTCCGCTGCACAGCACGGCCAACGGCAAGGCGGCCCTGTCACTGATGCGCGACACCGAAATCCTCGACCTGCTGCATGAGCCCTTCCCGTGTCCGACAGGAAACTGCCACACAACCTTCGACGGCCTGTTTGCCGAACTCGCCGAGGTCCGTGAAAGCGGCCTTGCGTTCGATCTGGAAGAAAACACGATCGGCATCAGCGCCGTGGGCGCCGCCTTCCGTGATACCGCGGGCACGATCTACGCGCTGTCAATCCCGGTCCCCAGCCACCGCTTTGCCGAACGCAGGGACGCGCTCGCGCCGCGCATCCTGGCGGTGCGCGACAAGATCCGCGGCGTGCTCGGCACGTGA
- a CDS encoding branched-chain amino acid ABC transporter permease translates to MSVTYTIERATRASRISAVTFVLLVGALAAAPLWAGRSDMRLMAELYSYLALASLWNLLAGYTGLVSVGQQAFVGFGGYMLFALAMFFGVHPLAAIPLAGVLSVLVAAPVGALIFRLRGAYFAIGTWVVAEVFRLVFAQVQSLGGGSGISLPIGVVKALASSRDGREWTVYWLALALAVAVLLLVYWLLRSRPGLALTAIRDDETASQSVGIDIWRTKFMVYLATAGATGMIGALIFLQKLRISPDAAFSINDWTAYVIFITVIGGIGRIEGPIVGTLVFFALRETLADLGTVYLLILGAVAIAIMLKAPKGLWGYIADRSGLELFPVRRRVVATGASEGTS, encoded by the coding sequence GTGAGCGTGACTTACACGATCGAAAGGGCCACGCGCGCCAGCCGTATCAGCGCCGTCACTTTTGTGCTGCTGGTGGGCGCGCTGGCGGCGGCGCCGCTCTGGGCGGGCCGCTCGGACATGCGGCTGATGGCGGAACTCTACAGCTATCTGGCGCTGGCCAGCCTGTGGAACCTGCTGGCGGGATACACGGGACTGGTCTCCGTCGGCCAGCAGGCGTTTGTCGGTTTCGGCGGCTACATGCTGTTCGCGCTGGCGATGTTTTTCGGTGTTCATCCGCTGGCGGCCATCCCGCTGGCGGGGGTTCTCTCGGTGCTCGTGGCGGCGCCCGTCGGCGCGCTGATCTTCCGGCTGCGCGGGGCCTATTTCGCCATCGGCACCTGGGTGGTGGCCGAGGTCTTCCGGCTTGTCTTCGCGCAAGTGCAGTCGCTCGGCGGCGGCTCGGGCATCAGTCTGCCGATCGGCGTGGTCAAGGCCCTGGCCTCAAGCCGCGACGGGCGCGAATGGACCGTCTACTGGCTGGCGCTGGCGCTGGCGGTGGCCGTGTTGCTGCTGGTCTACTGGCTGCTGCGCTCCCGCCCCGGCCTCGCGCTGACCGCCATCCGCGACGACGAGACCGCGTCGCAGAGCGTCGGTATCGACATCTGGCGCACGAAATTCATGGTCTATCTGGCGACCGCGGGCGCTACTGGCATGATCGGCGCGCTGATCTTCCTGCAAAAACTCCGCATCTCGCCCGACGCCGCCTTCTCCATCAACGACTGGACGGCGTATGTCATCTTCATCACGGTGATCGGTGGTATCGGCCGGATCGAGGGGCCGATCGTCGGCACGCTGGTGTTCTTCGCCCTGCGCGAAACGCTGGCCGATCTCGGCACGGTTTACCTGCTGATCCTCGGCGCGGTCGCCATCGCGATCATGCTCAAGGCGCCCAAGGGACTTTGGGGTTACATTGCCGACCGCAGCGGACTGGAACTGTTTCCCGTGCGCCGCCGGGTGGTGGCGACGGGCGCGTCGGAGGGGACGTCATGA
- a CDS encoding cyclase family protein: MVKVRGIEFEGNLDNTMGLEFYNLSHRFGFQNPNWPYFEDTKIERIHYMAKSGVLSQRITTTMHATTHIDAPAHVVQGTPFIDEVPLPHFFGTGLVVSLPKKKWEPITGEDLEKACGHAIRKGDVLIINTGWHKQYEDGDYFAYCPGFVPSAGDWMVEKGVKVVGHDTQANDHPLATAIGPQRNGPLLPHLAAEYKEWSGGRDWADDFPEWEPVHNILFKNGILGIENVGGDLDAVTGKRCTFAFFPWNWDRGDGCIIRLVAMIDKGQGYRIEPGEAF; this comes from the coding sequence ATGGTCAAGGTTCGTGGCATCGAGTTCGAAGGCAACCTCGACAATACGATGGGTCTGGAATTCTACAATCTGTCCCATCGCTTCGGGTTCCAGAACCCGAACTGGCCGTACTTCGAAGACACGAAAATCGAGCGCATCCACTATATGGCGAAATCCGGTGTGCTGTCGCAGCGCATCACCACGACGATGCACGCCACCACCCATATCGACGCGCCGGCGCATGTGGTGCAGGGCACGCCCTTCATCGATGAAGTGCCCCTGCCGCACTTCTTCGGCACCGGTCTCGTCGTCTCGCTGCCCAAGAAAAAATGGGAGCCGATCACCGGCGAGGATCTGGAGAAGGCCTGCGGCCATGCCATCCGCAAGGGCGACGTCCTGATCATCAACACCGGTTGGCACAAGCAGTATGAGGACGGCGACTATTTCGCCTATTGCCCGGGCTTCGTGCCCTCGGCCGGTGACTGGATGGTGGAGAAGGGCGTCAAGGTGGTCGGCCACGACACCCAGGCCAACGACCATCCGCTGGCCACCGCCATTGGCCCGCAGCGCAACGGGCCGCTGCTGCCGCATCTGGCGGCGGAATACAAGGAATGGTCCGGCGGACGCGACTGGGCGGACGATTTCCCCGAGTGGGAGCCGGTGCACAACATTCTCTTCAAGAACGGCATTCTGGGCATCGAGAACGTCGGCGGTGATCTCGACGCGGTCACCGGCAAGCGCTGCACCTTCGCCTTCTTCCCGTGGAACTGGGATCGCGGCGACGGCTGCATCATTCGCCTCGTCGCCATGATCGACAAGGGGCAGGGATACCGGATCGAGCCGGGCGAGGCCTTCTGA
- a CDS encoding LysR family transcriptional regulator, which translates to MESRALRHFLAVVDHRSVTAAAEALHISQPALTKSIRNLEDNLGVELFERLPNGVVTTRFGQALAKRARLMSLEYQHAIADIAAMKGGHSGTINIGAGPVWLMHYLPPAIAAFHAQQPNMQINVRGGVLDTMLPELLGGETDMLCGSLDFPAHPEVVKEHLFDVEHVMVARHDHPLAGLEEARPEDLLEYPWAMLAGDHIGRSHIGSFFSANGLRPANARLQASSILCILQTVKGSDFLANVPKPMLAYADMMGIVPLAVRGTFWHYEAGVAYRKSTNPFPAVNTMTGIIRSLYSQP; encoded by the coding sequence ATGGAATCGCGCGCGCTTCGCCACTTTCTCGCCGTCGTCGACCACCGCAGTGTGACGGCGGCGGCGGAGGCGCTGCACATCTCGCAGCCGGCTCTGACCAAGAGCATCCGCAATCTTGAGGACAATCTCGGCGTCGAGCTGTTCGAGCGGCTGCCCAACGGGGTGGTGACAACGCGCTTCGGTCAGGCTCTGGCCAAGCGGGCGCGGCTGATGTCGCTCGAATATCAGCATGCCATCGCCGACATCGCGGCGATGAAGGGCGGGCATTCGGGCACCATCAATATCGGCGCCGGTCCGGTCTGGCTGATGCACTATCTGCCGCCGGCGATCGCCGCCTTCCATGCTCAGCAGCCGAACATGCAGATCAACGTGCGCGGCGGCGTGCTGGACACCATGCTGCCGGAACTGCTCGGCGGGGAAACCGACATGTTGTGCGGCTCGCTGGATTTCCCCGCTCATCCGGAGGTGGTCAAGGAACATCTGTTCGACGTCGAGCACGTGATGGTGGCGCGGCACGATCATCCGCTTGCCGGGCTTGAGGAAGCGCGGCCGGAGGACCTGCTGGAGTACCCATGGGCGATGCTCGCCGGCGACCATATCGGCCGCAGCCATATAGGCTCGTTCTTCTCCGCCAACGGTCTGCGGCCGGCAAACGCGCGTCTTCAGGCGTCGTCGATCCTGTGTATCCTGCAGACGGTGAAGGGCAGCGACTTTCTTGCCAACGTGCCCAAGCCGATGCTGGCCTACGCCGACATGATGGGCATCGTGCCGCTTGCGGTGCGCGGTACCTTCTGGCACTACGAGGCCGGTGTCGCCTACCGTAAATCGACCAACCCGTTTCCCGCCGTCAATACGATGACGGGCATCATCCGATCGCTCTATTCGCAGCCGTGA
- a CDS encoding SDR family oxidoreductase yields the protein MSDFLKNPADLFDVKGKVAIVTGASGAFGALASKILAGAGARVVAVAGNAEALDQVAGECRDLGAEVATVNARPDREAACDGIVADAVKAFGRVDILVVASGKNDVCKITEMDPVRFLDVMDANVTQSWLMARAAGKRMLEQGEGGKVVLMSSARGLLGHPAGYTAYCASKSAVDGMTKALGCEWGESGITVNAIAPTVFRSPLTAWMFEETDQAQAVRKGFLARVPKGRLGEPEDLAGPLLFLASRASDFYTGHILYADGGYTAG from the coding sequence ATGAGCGACTTTCTCAAGAACCCTGCGGACCTGTTCGACGTGAAGGGCAAGGTCGCGATCGTCACCGGCGCGTCCGGCGCCTTCGGCGCGCTGGCGTCGAAAATTCTTGCCGGGGCCGGTGCGCGTGTCGTCGCGGTGGCCGGTAATGCCGAGGCATTGGACCAGGTGGCGGGCGAATGCCGGGATCTGGGCGCGGAAGTCGCCACCGTCAACGCCCGTCCCGACAGAGAGGCGGCCTGCGACGGCATCGTCGCTGACGCCGTCAAGGCCTTCGGGCGGGTGGATATCCTGGTGGTCGCCTCGGGCAAGAACGACGTCTGCAAGATCACCGAGATGGACCCCGTGCGGTTTCTCGATGTGATGGACGCCAATGTCACCCAGTCGTGGCTGATGGCGCGCGCCGCCGGAAAGCGCATGCTGGAACAGGGGGAGGGCGGCAAGGTGGTGCTGATGTCCTCGGCGCGCGGGCTGCTCGGCCATCCGGCCGGCTACACCGCCTATTGCGCGTCGAAGTCCGCCGTCGACGGCATGACGAAGGCGCTGGGCTGCGAATGGGGCGAGAGCGGCATCACCGTCAATGCGATCGCGCCCACCGTGTTCCGTTCGCCGCTGACCGCCTGGATGTTCGAGGAGACCGATCAGGCGCAGGCCGTGCGCAAGGGGTTTCTGGCCCGCGTGCCCAAGGGGCGGCTGGGCGAGCCTGAGGATCTGGCGGGGCCGCTGCTGTTTCTCGCCTCCAGGGCATCCGACTTCTACACCGGGCATATTCTCTATGCCGACGGCGGCTATACGGCGGGCTGA
- a CDS encoding cupin domain-containing protein — protein sequence MQFKRFADAQPYDAPNHRDVVGLRLQGFEDGGPENQWVGLSQFLPGGGAGPDSTPFEKVYVVLDGEMTVIVGGRETVLGTYDSCTIAPGEVREIINRQNTVCTMLVVIPYPPGGRPGTGAAQ from the coding sequence ATGCAGTTCAAACGCTTCGCAGACGCGCAGCCCTATGACGCGCCCAACCACCGCGATGTGGTGGGCCTGCGGCTGCAAGGATTCGAGGACGGCGGCCCGGAGAACCAGTGGGTGGGGCTGTCGCAGTTCCTGCCCGGTGGCGGCGCGGGTCCCGATTCAACGCCGTTCGAGAAGGTCTATGTCGTGCTCGACGGCGAGATGACCGTGATCGTCGGCGGGCGCGAGACCGTGCTCGGCACGTACGATTCCTGCACCATCGCCCCCGGAGAGGTGCGCGAGATCATCAACCGGCAGAACACAGTCTGCACCATGCTGGTGGTGATCCCCTATCCGCCGGGCGGCCGTCCTGGAACGGGAGCGGCGCAATGA